A stretch of Rhododendron vialii isolate Sample 1 chromosome 4a, ASM3025357v1 DNA encodes these proteins:
- the LOC131321883 gene encoding ubiquitin-conjugating enzyme E2 28-like produces the protein MASKRIQKELKDLQKDPPASCSAGPVGEDMFHWQATIMGPADSPFTGGVFLVTIHFPPDYPFKPPKVSFKTKVYHPNINSNGSICLDILKEQWSPALTISKVLLSICSLLTDPNPDDPLVPEIAHMYKTDRAKYEMTARSWTQKYAMG, from the exons ATGGCTTCAAAGAGGATTCAGAAGGAACTGAAGGACCTGCAGAAGGATCCTCCTGCTTCTTGCAGTGCTG GTCCTGTTGGTGAAGACATGTTTCATTGGCAAGCAACAATTATGGGCCCTGCAGACAGCCCATTTACAGGTGGTGTGTTTCTTGTTACTATCCACTTCCCTCCGGATTATCCCTTCAAGCCGCCAAAG GTTTCTTTCAAAACAAAAGTGTACCACCCTAACATTAACAGCAATGGTAGCATTTGCCTTGACATTCTTAAGGAACAGTGGAGCCCAGCTCTTACCATATCCAAG GTGCTGCTATCAATCTGTTCGCTGCTTACGGACCCGAACCCTGATGATCCTTTAGTGCCTGAGATTGCCCATATGTACAAGACTGACAGAGCTAAGTATGAGATGACTGCTCGATCTTGGACTCAGAAGTACGCAATGGGTTAA
- the LOC131321884 gene encoding glutamate--tRNA ligase, chloroplastic/mitochondrial isoform X3, with product MASRSVILPPTSTIIFRSTASSSLQEQAAPAPPNQVRVRFAPSPTGNLHVGGARTALFNYLFARSNGGKFVLRIEDTDLERSTRASEEALLRDLSWLGLHWDEGPGVGGDYGPYRQSERNVMYRQYAEKLLKSGHVYRCFCSNEELEEMKEIAKLKELPPVYTGKWSNATDEEVEEELEKGTPYTFRFRVPKEGRLQIDDLIRGEVSWSLDTLGDFVIMRSNGQPVYNFCVTVDDATMAISHVIRAEEHLPNTLRQALIYKALGFQMPYFAHVSLILAPDRSKLSKRHGATSVGQYREMGYLPQAMVNYLALLGWGDGTENEFFSLEKLVEKFSIERVNKSGAVFDSTKLRWMNGQHLKSFSSEELTKLIGQHWKSTGILAESEGKFVEEAVQLLKDGIDLITDSDKALSNLLSYPLYATLASPEGKPVLQDGLPEVASSLLATYDSGELLGALEEGNVGWKSWVKSFGKSMNRKGKSLFMPLRVLLTGKLHGPEMGATVLLLHRAGTSNVVANQAGFITLDDRFKMLRDTKWESFNNDQTVLESVATVP from the exons atgGCGAGTCGCAGCGTGATTCTTCCTCCTACTTCTACGATAATATTCCGTT CCACAGCGTCTTCGTCTTTACAAGAACAAGCTGCTCCTGCTCCTCCTAATCAAGTCCGCGTTCGCTTTGCTCCGTCACCCACTGGTAATCTCCACGTCGGAGGCGCCAGAACTGCCCTTTTCAATTACCTCTTCGCTAG GTCTAACGGAGGGAAGTTTGTTCTTCGCATTGAAGATACTGACTTGGAGAGATCTACCAGGGCATCTGAGGAAGCTTTATTACGTGATCTCTCTTGGCTTGGTCTTCATTGGGATGAAG GTCCTGGTGTTGGTGGAGACTATGGTCCATATCGGCAGTCTGAAAGAAATGTCATGTACAGACAATATGCTGAGAAGCTTTTGAAGTCTGGTCATGTTTATCGTTGCTTTTGTTCTAATGAG GAACTAGAAGAAATGAAGGAGATTGCAAAGTTGAAAGAACTGCCTCCAGTATACACGGGGAAGTGGTCCAATGCCACTGATGAGGAAGTAGAAGAAGAGCTGGAGAAGGGAACTCCTTATACATTTCGCTTTCGAGTGCCCAAGGAAGGAAGGTTGCAAATTGATGACCTTATTCGAGGAGAG GTTAGTTGGAGCTTGGACACACTTGGGGATTTTGTGATTATGAGAAGCAATGGACAGCCCGTATACAACTTTTGTGTAACTGTTGATGATGCTACCATGGCTATCTCGCATGTTATAAG AGCAGAGGAGCATTTACCAAATACTCTAAGGCAAGCGCTGATTTATAAG GCTCTTGGATTCCAAATGCCTTACTTTGCTCATGTATCTTTAATTCTTGCACCTGATCGTAGCAAACTTTCCAAGCGGCATGGCGCAACTTCAGTGGGTCAG TACAGGGAGATGGGTTATCTGCCCCAGGCAATGGTTAACTATCTAGCACTGCTGGGTTGGGGTGATGGTACTGAAAATGAGTTCTTTTCCCTAGAGAAACTTG TTGAAAAGTTCTCAATTGAACGTGTTAACAAGAGTGGAGCTGTCTTTGATTCTACCAAATTAAG GTGGATGAATGGCCAGCATTTAAAATCTTTCTCATCGGAAGAGTTGACCAAGCTTATTGGTCAGCACTGGAAGAGCACTGGCATCCTCGCCGAATCAGAGGGGAAGTTTGTAGAG GAGGCTGTTCAGCTGCTAAAGGATGGGATTGACTTGATAACGGATTCTGACAAAGCACTGTCAAACTTGCTGTCTTACCCTTTGTATGCTACTTTAGCAAG TCCTGAAGGTAAACCTGTATTGCAAGACGGGCTTCCTGAAGTTGCAAGTAGCTTGTTAGCTACCTATGATAGTGGTGAACTCCTGGGTGCCCTTGAAGAAGGCAATGTTGGATGGAAATCATGGGTTAAGAGCTTTGGTAAATCAATGAATCGCAAG GGAAAATCTCTCTTCATGCCTCTTCGGGTGCTGCTAACTGGAAAGCTTCATGGCCCAGAAATGGGGGCTACTGTGCTGCTGCTACACAGAGCTGGAACATCTAATGTCGTAGCTAATCAAGCTGGGTTTATCACGTTGGACGACAGGTTCAAAATGTTAAGGGATACCAAATGGGAATCATTTAACAACGACCAAACTGTTCTGGAATCTGTTGCTACTGTACCTTAA
- the LOC131321884 gene encoding glutamate--tRNA ligase, chloroplastic/mitochondrial isoform X1, which translates to MASRSVILPPTSTIIFRCNNQSSSSSSSLSQFLRYRRSTTRNSCFSLIRRSCFSISATASSSLQEQAAPAPPNQVRVRFAPSPTGNLHVGGARTALFNYLFARSNGGKFVLRIEDTDLERSTRASEEALLRDLSWLGLHWDEGPGVGGDYGPYRQSERNVMYRQYAEKLLKSGHVYRCFCSNEELEEMKEIAKLKELPPVYTGKWSNATDEEVEEELEKGTPYTFRFRVPKEGRLQIDDLIRGEVSWSLDTLGDFVIMRSNGQPVYNFCVTVDDATMAISHVIRAEEHLPNTLRQALIYKALGFQMPYFAHVSLILAPDRSKLSKRHGATSVGQYREMGYLPQAMVNYLALLGWGDGTENEFFSLEKLVEKFSIERVNKSGAVFDSTKLRWMNGQHLKSFSSEELTKLIGQHWKSTGILAESEGKFVEEAVQLLKDGIDLITDSDKALSNLLSYPLYATLASPEGKPVLQDGLPEVASSLLATYDSGELLGALEEGNVGWKSWVKSFGKSMNRKGKSLFMPLRVLLTGKLHGPEMGATVLLLHRAGTSNVVANQAGFITLDDRFKMLRDTKWESFNNDQTVLESVATVP; encoded by the exons atgGCGAGTCGCAGCGTGATTCTTCCTCCTACTTCTACGATAATATTCCGTTGTAATAATCAATCTTCCTCATCATCGTCATCATTATCCCAATTTCTACGCTATCGTCGCAGTACTACTCGTAACAGCTGCTTCTCTCTCATCCGCCGGAGTTGTTTTTCTATCTCAGCCACAGCGTCTTCGTCTTTACAAGAACAAGCTGCTCCTGCTCCTCCTAATCAAGTCCGCGTTCGCTTTGCTCCGTCACCCACTGGTAATCTCCACGTCGGAGGCGCCAGAACTGCCCTTTTCAATTACCTCTTCGCTAG GTCTAACGGAGGGAAGTTTGTTCTTCGCATTGAAGATACTGACTTGGAGAGATCTACCAGGGCATCTGAGGAAGCTTTATTACGTGATCTCTCTTGGCTTGGTCTTCATTGGGATGAAG GTCCTGGTGTTGGTGGAGACTATGGTCCATATCGGCAGTCTGAAAGAAATGTCATGTACAGACAATATGCTGAGAAGCTTTTGAAGTCTGGTCATGTTTATCGTTGCTTTTGTTCTAATGAG GAACTAGAAGAAATGAAGGAGATTGCAAAGTTGAAAGAACTGCCTCCAGTATACACGGGGAAGTGGTCCAATGCCACTGATGAGGAAGTAGAAGAAGAGCTGGAGAAGGGAACTCCTTATACATTTCGCTTTCGAGTGCCCAAGGAAGGAAGGTTGCAAATTGATGACCTTATTCGAGGAGAG GTTAGTTGGAGCTTGGACACACTTGGGGATTTTGTGATTATGAGAAGCAATGGACAGCCCGTATACAACTTTTGTGTAACTGTTGATGATGCTACCATGGCTATCTCGCATGTTATAAG AGCAGAGGAGCATTTACCAAATACTCTAAGGCAAGCGCTGATTTATAAG GCTCTTGGATTCCAAATGCCTTACTTTGCTCATGTATCTTTAATTCTTGCACCTGATCGTAGCAAACTTTCCAAGCGGCATGGCGCAACTTCAGTGGGTCAG TACAGGGAGATGGGTTATCTGCCCCAGGCAATGGTTAACTATCTAGCACTGCTGGGTTGGGGTGATGGTACTGAAAATGAGTTCTTTTCCCTAGAGAAACTTG TTGAAAAGTTCTCAATTGAACGTGTTAACAAGAGTGGAGCTGTCTTTGATTCTACCAAATTAAG GTGGATGAATGGCCAGCATTTAAAATCTTTCTCATCGGAAGAGTTGACCAAGCTTATTGGTCAGCACTGGAAGAGCACTGGCATCCTCGCCGAATCAGAGGGGAAGTTTGTAGAG GAGGCTGTTCAGCTGCTAAAGGATGGGATTGACTTGATAACGGATTCTGACAAAGCACTGTCAAACTTGCTGTCTTACCCTTTGTATGCTACTTTAGCAAG TCCTGAAGGTAAACCTGTATTGCAAGACGGGCTTCCTGAAGTTGCAAGTAGCTTGTTAGCTACCTATGATAGTGGTGAACTCCTGGGTGCCCTTGAAGAAGGCAATGTTGGATGGAAATCATGGGTTAAGAGCTTTGGTAAATCAATGAATCGCAAG GGAAAATCTCTCTTCATGCCTCTTCGGGTGCTGCTAACTGGAAAGCTTCATGGCCCAGAAATGGGGGCTACTGTGCTGCTGCTACACAGAGCTGGAACATCTAATGTCGTAGCTAATCAAGCTGGGTTTATCACGTTGGACGACAGGTTCAAAATGTTAAGGGATACCAAATGGGAATCATTTAACAACGACCAAACTGTTCTGGAATCTGTTGCTACTGTACCTTAA
- the LOC131321884 gene encoding glutamate--tRNA ligase, chloroplastic/mitochondrial isoform X2 codes for MASRSVILPPTSTIIFRCNNQSSSSSSSLSQFLRYRRSTTRNSCFSLIRRSCFSISATASSSLQEQAAPAPPNQVRVRFAPSPTGNLHVGGARTALFNYLFARSNGGKFVLRIEDTDLERSTRASEEALLRDLSWLGLHWDEGPGVGGDYGPYRQSERNVMYRQYAEKLLKSGHVYRCFCSNEELEEMKEIAKLKELPPVYTGKWSNATDEEVEEELEKGTPYTFRFRVPKEGRLQIDDLIRGEVSWSLDTLGDFVIMRSNGQPVYNFCVTVDDATMAISHVIRAEEHLPNTLRQALIYKYREMGYLPQAMVNYLALLGWGDGTENEFFSLEKLVEKFSIERVNKSGAVFDSTKLRWMNGQHLKSFSSEELTKLIGQHWKSTGILAESEGKFVEEAVQLLKDGIDLITDSDKALSNLLSYPLYATLASPEGKPVLQDGLPEVASSLLATYDSGELLGALEEGNVGWKSWVKSFGKSMNRKGKSLFMPLRVLLTGKLHGPEMGATVLLLHRAGTSNVVANQAGFITLDDRFKMLRDTKWESFNNDQTVLESVATVP; via the exons atgGCGAGTCGCAGCGTGATTCTTCCTCCTACTTCTACGATAATATTCCGTTGTAATAATCAATCTTCCTCATCATCGTCATCATTATCCCAATTTCTACGCTATCGTCGCAGTACTACTCGTAACAGCTGCTTCTCTCTCATCCGCCGGAGTTGTTTTTCTATCTCAGCCACAGCGTCTTCGTCTTTACAAGAACAAGCTGCTCCTGCTCCTCCTAATCAAGTCCGCGTTCGCTTTGCTCCGTCACCCACTGGTAATCTCCACGTCGGAGGCGCCAGAACTGCCCTTTTCAATTACCTCTTCGCTAG GTCTAACGGAGGGAAGTTTGTTCTTCGCATTGAAGATACTGACTTGGAGAGATCTACCAGGGCATCTGAGGAAGCTTTATTACGTGATCTCTCTTGGCTTGGTCTTCATTGGGATGAAG GTCCTGGTGTTGGTGGAGACTATGGTCCATATCGGCAGTCTGAAAGAAATGTCATGTACAGACAATATGCTGAGAAGCTTTTGAAGTCTGGTCATGTTTATCGTTGCTTTTGTTCTAATGAG GAACTAGAAGAAATGAAGGAGATTGCAAAGTTGAAAGAACTGCCTCCAGTATACACGGGGAAGTGGTCCAATGCCACTGATGAGGAAGTAGAAGAAGAGCTGGAGAAGGGAACTCCTTATACATTTCGCTTTCGAGTGCCCAAGGAAGGAAGGTTGCAAATTGATGACCTTATTCGAGGAGAG GTTAGTTGGAGCTTGGACACACTTGGGGATTTTGTGATTATGAGAAGCAATGGACAGCCCGTATACAACTTTTGTGTAACTGTTGATGATGCTACCATGGCTATCTCGCATGTTATAAG AGCAGAGGAGCATTTACCAAATACTCTAAGGCAAGCGCTGATTTATAAG TACAGGGAGATGGGTTATCTGCCCCAGGCAATGGTTAACTATCTAGCACTGCTGGGTTGGGGTGATGGTACTGAAAATGAGTTCTTTTCCCTAGAGAAACTTG TTGAAAAGTTCTCAATTGAACGTGTTAACAAGAGTGGAGCTGTCTTTGATTCTACCAAATTAAG GTGGATGAATGGCCAGCATTTAAAATCTTTCTCATCGGAAGAGTTGACCAAGCTTATTGGTCAGCACTGGAAGAGCACTGGCATCCTCGCCGAATCAGAGGGGAAGTTTGTAGAG GAGGCTGTTCAGCTGCTAAAGGATGGGATTGACTTGATAACGGATTCTGACAAAGCACTGTCAAACTTGCTGTCTTACCCTTTGTATGCTACTTTAGCAAG TCCTGAAGGTAAACCTGTATTGCAAGACGGGCTTCCTGAAGTTGCAAGTAGCTTGTTAGCTACCTATGATAGTGGTGAACTCCTGGGTGCCCTTGAAGAAGGCAATGTTGGATGGAAATCATGGGTTAAGAGCTTTGGTAAATCAATGAATCGCAAG GGAAAATCTCTCTTCATGCCTCTTCGGGTGCTGCTAACTGGAAAGCTTCATGGCCCAGAAATGGGGGCTACTGTGCTGCTGCTACACAGAGCTGGAACATCTAATGTCGTAGCTAATCAAGCTGGGTTTATCACGTTGGACGACAGGTTCAAAATGTTAAGGGATACCAAATGGGAATCATTTAACAACGACCAAACTGTTCTGGAATCTGTTGCTACTGTACCTTAA
- the LOC131321884 gene encoding glutamate--tRNA ligase, chloroplastic/mitochondrial isoform X4: MASRSVILPPTSTIIFRCNNQSSSSSSSLSQFLRYRRSTTRNSCFSLIRRSCFSISATASSSLQEQAAPAPPNQVRVRFAPSPTGNLHVGGARTALFNYLFARSNGGKFVLRIEDTDLERSTRASEEALLRDLSWLGLHWDEGPGVGGDYGPYRQSERNVMYRQYAEKLLKSGHVYRCFCSNEELEEMKEIAKLKELPPVYTGKWSNATDEEVEEELEKGTPYTFRFRVPKEGRLQIDDLIRGEVSWSLDTLGDFVIMRSNGQPVYNFCVTVDDATMAISHVIRAEEHLPNTLRQALIYKALGFQMPYFAHVSLILAPDRSKLSKRHGATSVGQYREMGYLPQAMVNYLALLGWGDGTENEFFSLEKLVEKFSIERVNKSGAVFDSTKLRWMNGQHLKSFSSEELTKLIGQHWKSTGILAESEGKFVEEAVQLLKDGIDLITDSDKALSNLLSYPLYATLASLYEY; this comes from the exons atgGCGAGTCGCAGCGTGATTCTTCCTCCTACTTCTACGATAATATTCCGTTGTAATAATCAATCTTCCTCATCATCGTCATCATTATCCCAATTTCTACGCTATCGTCGCAGTACTACTCGTAACAGCTGCTTCTCTCTCATCCGCCGGAGTTGTTTTTCTATCTCAGCCACAGCGTCTTCGTCTTTACAAGAACAAGCTGCTCCTGCTCCTCCTAATCAAGTCCGCGTTCGCTTTGCTCCGTCACCCACTGGTAATCTCCACGTCGGAGGCGCCAGAACTGCCCTTTTCAATTACCTCTTCGCTAG GTCTAACGGAGGGAAGTTTGTTCTTCGCATTGAAGATACTGACTTGGAGAGATCTACCAGGGCATCTGAGGAAGCTTTATTACGTGATCTCTCTTGGCTTGGTCTTCATTGGGATGAAG GTCCTGGTGTTGGTGGAGACTATGGTCCATATCGGCAGTCTGAAAGAAATGTCATGTACAGACAATATGCTGAGAAGCTTTTGAAGTCTGGTCATGTTTATCGTTGCTTTTGTTCTAATGAG GAACTAGAAGAAATGAAGGAGATTGCAAAGTTGAAAGAACTGCCTCCAGTATACACGGGGAAGTGGTCCAATGCCACTGATGAGGAAGTAGAAGAAGAGCTGGAGAAGGGAACTCCTTATACATTTCGCTTTCGAGTGCCCAAGGAAGGAAGGTTGCAAATTGATGACCTTATTCGAGGAGAG GTTAGTTGGAGCTTGGACACACTTGGGGATTTTGTGATTATGAGAAGCAATGGACAGCCCGTATACAACTTTTGTGTAACTGTTGATGATGCTACCATGGCTATCTCGCATGTTATAAG AGCAGAGGAGCATTTACCAAATACTCTAAGGCAAGCGCTGATTTATAAG GCTCTTGGATTCCAAATGCCTTACTTTGCTCATGTATCTTTAATTCTTGCACCTGATCGTAGCAAACTTTCCAAGCGGCATGGCGCAACTTCAGTGGGTCAG TACAGGGAGATGGGTTATCTGCCCCAGGCAATGGTTAACTATCTAGCACTGCTGGGTTGGGGTGATGGTACTGAAAATGAGTTCTTTTCCCTAGAGAAACTTG TTGAAAAGTTCTCAATTGAACGTGTTAACAAGAGTGGAGCTGTCTTTGATTCTACCAAATTAAG GTGGATGAATGGCCAGCATTTAAAATCTTTCTCATCGGAAGAGTTGACCAAGCTTATTGGTCAGCACTGGAAGAGCACTGGCATCCTCGCCGAATCAGAGGGGAAGTTTGTAGAG GAGGCTGTTCAGCTGCTAAAGGATGGGATTGACTTGATAACGGATTCTGACAAAGCACTGTCAAACTTGCTGTCTTACCCTTTGTATGCTACTTTAGCAAG TTTGTATGAGTATTGA